Proteins encoded together in one Lathyrus oleraceus cultivar Zhongwan6 chromosome 5, CAAS_Psat_ZW6_1.0, whole genome shotgun sequence window:
- the LOC127088211 gene encoding uncharacterized protein LOC127088211: protein MPSRVGRSNLGYGSGSRSSISGQESHGMYSSRQGTGYGGGSYGGSDVGGMYSSSYGGDYVSRGSDVGGSSYSSMYSGRGAGGGSSYMGSGGSAL, encoded by the exons ATGCCTAGTAGAGTTGGAAGATCAAATCTTGGATATGGCAGTGGCAGCCGAAGTTCTATTTCTGGTCAAGAATCACACGGGATGTATAGCAGTCGGCAGGGAACAGGTTATGGTGGAG GATCTTATGGTGGCAGTGATGTTGGAGGCATGTACTCGTCAAGTTATGGTGGTGATTACGTTTCTCGTGGAAGTGAT GTTGGCGGCAGCTCATATTCGTCAATGTATTCTGGCAGAGGTGCCGGCGGCGGTAGCAGTTACATGGGCAGCGGTGGATCTGCACTTTGA